The genomic segment cggtcttcgcctcgtccttggcgcatcgcgcggtgggcacggcggcggcggcagcggcacccgcggcgcccgcgcccacggCCACGTGGGCGCCGAAGCGCTCAACGGCGGCCCTGAGCATGATTCGCGACCGGTCCGGGAAAGGAGCTCGAGTCGACGGAAAGACTCTGGGTGgctggaggcgctggaggccTCAGGCTCAGTGTGACGTCGTCGGATCGGCGGTCGAGATCTTGCAGTCGGCGCGGTGCGTTTTTCGGTGTTGCGCCAAGAACGTCGACGACCCATCGTACGATGGAAACACATACGAAAAGGTCACATCAACACTGCCTATTTCGATTTATCTTTCGTATGCATCCAAGTTATGATATCATGCGTGCCTAAGCCATATTAGACTGGAAAGTCGTCGCAAAATTCAAATTTCTCGGAGAAATCAAATTTCACGGTGATATctgcgacgacgggttcgagccgcgtccgcgtcacAACGTGTCGCGGCTgtctcggcggcgcacgaggcgcGGAGACACCCTCGGAGGTCTCCCGTCCACCTAAtagcggcgtcgcggctgcTCGATTCGCGTGACTGTTGGTCAGAGAGAGACTAATTGTTGGGTGCCGATTGACTCGGGCAACGGACACTCGGCGGCTTCTTCGCATTCCGTCGAGAGGTCAGCAAAGGCGCGATGATCATAGAGCGGTCCCCCGACGAAATCGCCGCCAAGCTGGCGCTCATGGGCGACAAGCTCGGCCACTCGCTACTGGAcattcgcgagcgcgccatcgcgtcgctgaaCTTCAAGCTCAGCAACGACCTGCTGACCTTCAAGGACGTCGGCTCGCACTCGGGCGTGCTCAGAGCGCTGCTCGATTGGTTCGGCCACGAGGACTCCGTGCCTGGCGACGAGCGGGCGCTCGCCATGCTCCGCCGCATTGTCGAGGAGGaacccaccgccgcggccaggcTCCagaacctcggcgcggaggccgcgctgctcgaggtCACCGACGGCGCTTCCAggcagctcgccgcgcagatcGAATCCCTCGTCGAGAAGATCGCGACGggaggcgccgacgtcgcgccccaGGAGCcgccctcatcgccgcccgGGCCCGAACCAgagacggcgaacgcggacgtCCCCGAATCAGACGACGcagaggaggcggcggaggaaccGCCCGCTGAGGAgaccgccgaggctgaggactCCACAGAGGTTGAGGATTCGAAGGAGGAGGATTCAAAGGaggacgcccccgcggaggaggaggaggacgcccccgcggaggaggaggaggatacCGCGGATGAAGAGGAGGATACCGCGGATGAAGAGGAGGATACCGCGGATGAAGAGGAGGAGAcagcggtggaggaggaggaggaggacgccgaggccgccgccggcgaagtcgacgacgacgaccccgcgTTCATCAGACTCGACCCGGCGCTCAAGGACATGTTCCGCAAGAACCCGcggctcgccaccgcgtacTGGAACATCGTCCGCACGCACGGTCTCGAGTCCGAGTCgagccgagccgccgccgtcgccgcggatgccgccgccgtcgccgccgtcggagacTCGCGAACgctggagacggcgacgcgcggggggagcCTTCACCTGCGCCGGTGCCGGatctcgccgcgcgacgacgcgcggctcCTCGAGCTCTCCGTCAGGCTGCGGCACGCGGACGATCCGTGCCTGCTCatggcggcgctgacggagtTTACCGATTGCGCGCTGAAGGATCTCCCGCCGCAGGCGCTGCTTCAGCGGCCGAGGTGCCTCTGGGCGGTcatctcgctcgcgcgcgccagggagggccccaccgcggcgcacaaCGCGCacagggcgacgcgcggcggatcacccatcgcccccgcggcggttcgcgccgcggcgctcgccgcgctgaaggatttcgtcgtcgcgatcaaGGGTGCGTTGGGtcacgcgaacgacggcgcccaCGCGGTTCGTCTCGGTccccgaacgacgacgccggccgaCCCGGATGACGTCGAGGACATACTgctcggtggcgcgcgcgagaacAGCTATCCGCCGCCGGTTCCCtgctccgacgacgacgacgaattaaacgacgacggcgttcCGGGCCGGGACCCGCTTCACGCGCTGCCCGTCgcgcacctcctcgccgtctccgtcgttCCCCTGCTCGCGGaaccggcggtggcgggcgacgccctcctcgtgcTCCATGAGACGTTGCCGCTGCTCGAGCTCACCCCcgcggaccgcggcgacgacgccgaggctttaggcgtcgtcgacgtcgaggcggtggcgacccGTCTCGGGGTgtacgcgacggcgatggagcgggcgttggcgacggcgagcgcgatcgcctcggcgagcggcgaggacgagttGCTCCCCACGGGCGAGTGCCCGGCGTTCTtcccggcgctcgccatgACGGCGGtgatgctcgccgccgcgggcgcggatgcgtcggcgatcgcggcgcggcgggggaagaTCCCGGCTCGCCTGGTGACGCGCttggagacggcggcgattgacgagctgctggcggcggcggttcccgGGCTTCGTAAGGTGACGCTGGCGGCGTTGGACGTCCTGGGCAGGCCATCGTCTAAGGCcgagtgcgcggcggcggaggctgccgagcgcgcgacgcacgccgcggaggttgcggcgagggacgacgccgccgccgcagcgtCGCGGTccccgagcgacgccgcgaggatgacgaTGGAGGCGCTCCCGGCGCTGGACTTTATCGCCGAGGACGAATCGgagcccctcgccgcgcggctcatcgcgacgctcctcaccgcgacggcgtccgcgacggcggcggtgcccgagggtgccgagggcgccgacgcctttGAGGAGCGGAGGCGtctgggcgacggcgtcgaggacgcgaggtTGGCCACGTCGGAGCTCCTGCGGCACGTCTCCCccgcggctcgtcgcggcgcgtacgcggctctggcggcggcggccgagatcgccatggcggcggaggcgggcggcgcggcggcggccgtgtCCGCGGCTGCCCGCGCCGTGATGGTCGGCCCCGCGGTGACGGGTGAAATCGTCTccggcggcctcgccgatCCGGATACCCGGCTCAACGCGGCCAAGtgcctcgacgccatcgcgtgcGGATttggcggccgcgcgggtaAGTCCGAGTCGCCgctggcgtccgccgccgccagggcgCTGCTCCCGTGGCTCCCGTGGCTCGAGTGcgacctggacgacgacgtcgtgggaccggcggcggcggcggcggcggcggcggcggttcgagCGGCGCCAGCCGACGCGTGGACCCCGCTCGAgcccctcctccgcggacttTTTCACCATtccgcgaggcgacgggccgcggcggcgacgggactcgcgcgcgccatgggtacggacgccgccacccACGGAACCtccggggaggaggacgtggaTGCTTCAATtgacggggaggagggcgacgcggagggcgccgcggctgctgCTCAGGCCGAAATTGAGCGACAGGCGCGGGTCGACCCCTTCGGCTCCGTCGTGCGACACGCGGATAACAAGTTTGCGGTTGATTACGGCGAagtgcgcgcgtcgcccctcgcggcttcGGTGTTTGGCGGTAAGGACGTCGGAAACCTCGTGGATGTGATGATGACGCACACCCTCGGTACGtccgtgcgcgtcgtcgcgggcgatcAGCTGTCGCTGTGCGCCGCGGATCCGAGCCTCCACAAAGTCGTCTGCtcgcgcgaggtgctcgcgaggctcgccgcgctcgccgccgccgcgctggcgccggaggcggagcgcgtgaCGAACGacgtgggcgtcgcggcgctcaaggtgCTCGCGACGTGCGTCAGGCAcagccgcgaggcgcgcgtgtTCTTCTCGGAGATTTCGCGCGCATCTCCCGCGGAGGCCGCGCAGCCTTACGGAcagtcgtcgccggtgcTGCCGCTGGTGTTCCATCCCAgggccgccgtccgcgagcacctcgcggtgTTTTGCGCGTACGTCGTCTTTGGAAAGGTggcggacctcgcgacgacgcacgccgGGCTCGGGGTGGTGCCCGACCCGACCGCCATGCACGtgcccgcgtccatcgcgagaCAGCTCAGGTTCCCGGTTCCGATTAGAccgatggacgcgggggCTCTTAATAAGGCCAGGTTGGCGGCGTcaagggcgtcgtcgccgctcgaggctgaggggaccgaccgcgcgcgcgtccgcgccatGCTCGCGCAGAGGCGCGAGGTTCGcaggctcggcggcgccgcgggggtgctgGCCACCGTCGAGCGCATGATGtacgaagccggcggcgacgctcgaaCGGTGGGccccgtcgcgagggtcgccGACGCAACGCTCCGCTGGGCGTCCCCagcgtcgtccgcgatggtgtccctcgcgaggctggcgcaggcgcggtcgcacgacgacgccaccgccgcgtgcgcgtccctccgcggcgtcctcgcctttggcccgcccggcgccaacgcgattctcgccgcgacgtggcCGAAACGTGCGGCGAGGCTGCTTcacaccccgccgcggtcgcccgaGGACGCCAGGCTGTGGGCGTCGCTCGCttcgaccctcgcgcgggcgatgcgcgtcgcgaccgccccggcgccgctcgaccgcctcgcgtggatcgccgaggcggtcaaacgcgcggcggtgcccgtcgtccgcgccgtcgccgtcggaggcgacgagcggttcgcgcccggtttcatcgcgtcgccggagacgttTCGAATCCGAGACGCGAAACCCATCGTTTCCGACCCCGTTTCTCACGACCCCGATTCTTTCAaccccgaggagcgcggggagatgtccgcggcgtcgtcagccgccgccaaggctgcctgcgagctcgccgcgcgtgttctcgacgccgccgtggcgttgagctcggcggcgacgtacggcgggttcgtcgactctcccgaggcggcgtcggcggcgtcggcggcggcggcgagggtcgccGGGTTGGTCCTGTGCGAGACGGACCTGTGCGAGGCGGTCACCGagacgctcgtcgcggacgcgcggtgcgagtacggcgcgcgcgtcgccgcggtcgagtgcgtcgcgagctgcgccagGGCttgcgcgctcgcgtcggcgtcgagaacATCCGCGGATGCGGAATCCCCTCCGGATGCgtccggagccgccgcggatctcgcggacatcgtcgtcgagcccctGCTCACCTACTGCtgcaccgcgcgcatcgGCGCGGACCCCACGGGGCCTGgcgcgccatcctcggcgcggatggacgcgcggagacgaatcgcggaggagatggcTGGGACGGTTGGCTCGCGGTGGggcgcgctggtggacgccggcgtcgaagccttggacgcgacgtgcgaAGCGGCGCCCGGTACCGCTTGGTCCAGGGCGTGGGCGTCCACGGGCGCCACGTTTTGGCTCGCGCGACTGGCGCGGGACTGCCGCGCCAGCCgcagggcgagcgcgtggaggcTGCTCTCCCGAGCGgcctcgcccgacgcgaggtTCACGTGCGCGCtgttggcgacgacgtggccagacgctcccgccgcgggcgccagggTGGCGCTGGACTACAccgaggcgccggcggttcgagccgcggcgtgccAGTTCGTGGCGGCGTGCCtgtccaccaccgccgcggcggacccgctgACGCTGCTGCAGCAGCCGGTGCCGGACGTCGTGCCGCTGCTCAACGGCGGGGAGATTTGGCGAGGCTTGGCGGAGGTTCTCGTCGCGTGctcgggcgagggcgcaAAGGCGGGCGGGTCCCCCCACCCGTacgcgaccgccgacgcggacggcgggaGCCCGGGGTTGGAACCGGCGGTCACcgacccggccgccgcggcggcgctccgtcgcggcgccgccgcggcgctcctcgcgtgCTCGCGCCTCTCGCCGGTCATCGTCGGAGTCGCCttgtcgccgcgagcattTTCGGGCGATGCGAATTTCGATTCGAATGAAATCCCGGAAATTGACGACGAAGCTGAGGACAACTGGCCgccctcgctcgccgccgcgctccgcgccctcgacccCGCACCTTGGCGCACGTGCCTCGCGGCTCCCCCtcccgaggtgctcgcgtgggcgaacccgcccgcgaaagccgcggaggacgccgcggcggctgcggcgaacgtcgcggcgctcgtgggcgcgatcgccgcggcaaACCTCGAAAACCTCGAGCCGGCCGCGTCCGACCTCGAGAACGATCGATCCGCACGGGCCGTGAGTACGGCATCGCGGttgttcgccgcgccgaggatcgCGTGCGACACCAGCGCCGTGCCgcagatggcggcgacgctcgccgccgccgcgggggcgctggtgactcgcccgccgcccagAGCCGGCGGGTCGCCCAGTCGACTCGACGCGCCGAGACGAGCGTCGGTGTGCCGAGCCttcgcgaggtccgcgagcggactcgcggcggtcctcgcggcggcacccGACCCGGGAGTGGGCGAtgccgcgacgaacgccgcgtggcagtgcgtcgcggcggctccgctGTCCTGCGCTCTCATCctggacctcgccgccgcgggggcgtctgGATCGATACACCGGAGCGTCGTcgggtccgcgggggcgggtctCACGGTCGCCGCCACGTCGGCGTGtgagctcctcgcgacgctctTTCGCTCGCCccaggcgtcggcgatcgtcATGGAAGCTGCGGCGAGGCAGGGCGGGATGGGCGgtcccgtcggcgcgaggctggcgacgtCGCTCATGCGACTGTGGCACGCGcaagccgtcggcggcggcggcggcggtgaagagcAGTGGAAAacacccggcgccgccgccgccgccacgccgcaCACCGCGGTatccgccgcgctcaggAACGTCCTGGCTtacagcgcgagcgccaagCGAGCCGCAgcggacgcggagctcacggcgacgctgcttcgcgtcgccgcgcgcgcgcaccgcatCATCGCGtacgaacgacgcgcggcggacgccgccgccgagttggAACGCGATCTCCGGGGATACCCCCGGACCAAACCGGTCCCACCGCCgctgccccccgcgcccaggcCGCTCGCCatgcccgcggacgccgtcctcggcgagtgcgTCTCCCTGCTCAAGCACGTGTTGTACTGCTCCCCcagcgccacggcggcggcggcggaggatgacgagacgatgggcgcgtttgcttcggcggcgacggcggatcgcgacgggcgaaGCGAGACGGCTTCCGCGACTGgccacgcggcggctgcggcgcgcgccgacgccatggcgcacggcgcgatgCCGGCGATGCACGCGCTGTGGCGTCACGCGGTGAGCGACAGGCACCTGTGCCACGAGCTCATGGGGTTAGCCGCGAACTTGATGGCTggcaacgacgacgccaagcgGATGTGCGTCGAGGAtgtcgacgcgggcgacgggggcaaGCCCATCTCGTTCGCCGAGCGCATGCTCCGCCTCGCCTTTCGCAACAccagcccggcggcgacgacgcgactggcgctcgcgcccctcgcggcgctcgcgggccaACCCGACGCCAGGCGGTGGCTTTTGCGCTCGCAGTTTCTCCCCAAGACGATGGAGCaattcgcggcggcggttggtAAGCGGGACGCGCAGAGGCAGGTTGCGGCTAttcgcgcgctggcggacgtggcgggcggcgggggcgacgacggccgacgcgaggtgctccgcgcgggcggcggcgagctcatgCAGCTCATCCTGGAGGTtctcgcctcggcgggcgtcgcgggacaCAGGataaacgacgacgaggatgacgacatCGACGTCATCCTCAAGCTGCCCGGGCTCGCCGGGCCAGACGCGCCTAAAAATTCCGTGTTTCAGACGCAGCTCCCGGttgcggcgctcgaggcgctcctcctgCTCCGCAACCTCTGCTTCCAcaccgaggccaaggcgcacGTCACCGCGAACCCGagggcgctcgacgcgctcgtcgccgccgctggcgcGTCCGATCCCGGAGCGagggcagccgccgcggatgcgctcctcgcgctgaccCACAACGGCCAGAGGATTTCCACGCTGCTTCGCAAGGGAaggagacccgcgcggctgcgacggttcgcggcgcgggcgtccaaggcggtcgccgccgggacgagcggacgcgcgcgggcggacgTGCACGCCGCCAAGTGCCTCGACGTGTTGGTGCGCGAGGTGCTACGCATcggggacgccggcgacgacgcgtttggCCATTCTCCGGATTCGACGCTGCTGGACATCTCCGAGGCGGACGTACGGGGGATCGGGCGCGAGCCCAGCGACGGCCTGGCGATCGGACCCGCGTGGGTGCACTAGTCGGGTTTAGGGTGGCGATGGACGGTGAGGggttggacgacgacgctcccGTAACCAACTGTGATAAATTATTGAACACCTTCGTAACGCCGAGGATCTTTCGACGTCGACTCGTCGACTGGTCGATGGAGGACAACCGCGAATTGTTTTTTTGTTTTTACCCTCGAGCGCATTGATTCCTCTGTCAAAACCAACCCTGAACCGGACGATGATTGACGCGAAAGACGCGGCCGGGCCGATGCGGGGGCCGGGTCTCCTCGTGGCGTGCAAGTTCGGCTGCGAGGACGCGGCTGTGCGCGAGgtgcagcgcgcgctcggcgagctccatgGTACGGGGAAAAAAATAACCTTGTCCACGTCAGCTGCCACGCTGGAGGATGGAAACGCGAGCGACCGAAgcgacgacaccgccgcgaagggcgagggACGATCGATGTCGATCGAGGAacacgcgcggcgcatcgccgtcgcgcacaaGGGGCTCGCGTGGCTCAGATACGACGGCATTTCTCAGAAGCACTCCCCGCGAGACGACGAAACGGTCGATGAGGGTTTCCCGGGTAAAATGGCCAACactcgcgcggacgcggtggaggccttcgcggcgctggtcgggcgtcgcgacgtacccgcggccgcgctcaAATCTTGCCAGTACATCTTCCCGGTGTCGtcctgcgtcgcggcgaccgaggaagcgctcgaggcggcggtcgtgACCGaatgcgacgcggcggtgcgcgaccCGTCGTCCAAGCTGAGCGCTCCGAGCtgccgcgtcgcggtggcggtgcacacccgcggcgacgacagccgcgcggcgagcgcgaacggcgcgccgccgctcgcgcgcgtcgtcgcgcgcgatgccgcgcttcgcgcgctGATGAACGCCAGATCCAGCGCGTCCctgccgcccgcgacgctcgaccTTCACGCCCCCGAGATCGTGGTGCTCATCACCCAGTGGAGAATACCGACGGCGGGTGATCGGGACGGGCCCAACGAGCCAGTCTGCGGGGTCTCGATCATGGCCGGAGACCTCGTGGACGTTCGCGCGAAGAACATCGCGCCGCGCAAGCCGTCCGCGCACAagcgaccggcggcggcgacgacgacgacggagaagaagaagaaaccAAACCAGTGGAAACCCGGCGATAGGAGCGCCGGCATCTCCAAAGCCGACAAGGTGTACGATGCCGACTTCTCCGAGCACAGGCcgctcaaggcggaggtaccacccgcgaggaccgtgatgtccgacgacgaggcgacgcgactcttcgacgccgcggtggataAGCGGGTAAAGGCTGGCCTCTTTCGGgtccgaggcgaaggcgtcTCGAACGATACTATGTCGAACAACCTCGAGaggctccgcgccgcgtccgccgcgggcttggcgctCCGCCTGGTTCacggcaccggcgacggcttcgacggcgcgaccgcggaccTCCTCGGCCCCGCGGTGCTCGTCGAGCAGCACAGGCGCTGGGCGTGCGTCGACCCGCTGCTGAGGGCGGTGACGAAGCGACTGGGAGATAAAACTCCGGTGTATCTCAAGCGGCGTTGGAGCAAGGcgccgggcgagcgcggcgggtgcctcGTGTCGGGCGTTCcggtgagcggcggcggcgagggagtcgATGACgcactcgcggcggaggcgaggcgcgcggcggacgaagccgccgccaaggagggCAAGGACacccaccgcgacggcgtcgtcgttcgcgagcCCGGCGATGACGGACTAAAATTCGGGCTGTGGCTCACCGGGGAGGAACACGTGGGCGTCTTCCTGGACTccaggcccgcgcgcgagctcgtgcggCAAATCTCGAACGGGAAAAGGGTGCTGAACCTGTTCTCCTAcaccggcggcttcggcgcggcggcgtccgcggggggcgcgacgtgctcgcACAACGTCGACGCTAAGACTCCGtgtctcgcggcggccaaggtgAACTACGCGCTCAACGGCCTGCCACACGAGGGGGACTGGCGCGCGTTTCAGCGCAAAGACGTCGTGCGCTTCTTGGCGATGACCGCGCGGAGCGAGGTGCGGTACGATCTCGTGGTCGTGGACCCTCCGCCGAGGTTTTCTCGAAACAGCGATTGGGCCTTCGAGGCGGAGCGCCACACGGGCCAGCTGCTCGCCATGTGCGTGGAGGTCTGCGCCGAcacgggcgccggcgtgctcatcggctcgaacgcgctggccgtgagcgacgcgaggttcgaggagatgatcgtcgaggcggaggagctgaGCGGTAGGTCGTTGGTCGCGAAGGAGtgggtcggcgcgggtgaggaTTTCCCGCCGTGTCCGTATCGTCCAGCC from the Micromonas commoda chromosome 8, complete sequence genome contains:
- a CDS encoding predicted protein: MIIERSPDEIAAKLALMGDKLGHSLLDIRERAIASLNFKLSNDLLTFKDVGSHSGVLRALLDWFGHEDSVPGDERALAMLRRIVEEEPTAAARLQNLGAEAALLEVTDGASRQLAAQIESLVEKIATGGADVAPQEPPSSPPGPEPETANADVPESDDAEEAAEEPPAEETAEAEDSTEVEDSKEEDSKEDAPAEEEEDAPAEEEEDTADEEEDTADEEEDTADEEEETAVEEEEEDAEAAAGEVDDDDPAFIRLDPALKDMFRKNPRLATAYWNIVRTHGLESESSRAAAVAADAAAVAAVGDSRTLETATRGGSLHLRRCRISPRDDARLLELSVRLRHADDPCLLMAALTEFTDCALKDLPPQALLQRPRCLWAVISLARAREGPTAAHNAHRATRGGSPIAPAAVRAAALAALKDFVVAIKGALGHANDGAHAVRLGPRTTTPADPDDVEDILLGGARENSYPPPVPCSDDDDELNDDGVPGRDPLHALPVAHLLAVSVVPLLAEPAVAGDALLVLHETLPLLELTPADRGDDAEALGVVDVEAVATRLGVYATAMERALATASAIASASGEDELLPTGECPAFFPALAMTAVMLAAAGADASAIAARRGKIPARLVTRLETAAIDELLAAAVPGLRKVTLAALDVLGRPSSKAECAAAEAAERATHAAEVAARDDAAAAASRSPSDAARMTMEALPALDFIAEDESEPLAARLIATLLTATASATAAVPEGAEGADAFEERRRLGDGVEDARLATSELLRHVSPAARRGAYAALAAAAEIAMAAEAGGAAAAVSAAARAVMVGPAVTGEIVSGGLADPDTRLNAAKCLDAIACGFGGRAGKSESPLASAAARALLPWLPWLECDLDDDVVGPAAAAAAAAAVRAAPADAWTPLEPLLRGLFHHSARRRAAAATGLARAMGTDAATHGTSGEEDVDASIDGEEGDAEGAAAAAQAEIERQARVDPFGSVVRHADNKFAVDYGEVRASPLAASVFGGKDVGNLVDVMMTHTLGTSVRVVAGDQLSLCAADPSLHKVVCSREVLARLAALAAAALAPEAERVTNDVGVAALKVLATCVRHSREARVFFSEISRASPAEAAQPYGQSSPVLPLVFHPRAAVREHLAVFCAYVVFGKVADLATTHAGLGVVPDPTAMHVPASIARQLRFPVPIRPMDAGALNKARLAASRASSPLEAEGTDRARVRAMLAQRREVRRLGGAAGVLATVERMMYEAGGDARTVGPVARVADATLRWASPASSAMVSLARLAQARSHDDATAACASLRGVLAFGPPGANAILAATWPKRAARLLHTPPRSPEDARLWASLASTLARAMRVATAPAPLDRLAWIAEAVKRAAVPVVRAVAVGGDERFAPGFIASPETFRIRDAKPIVSDPVSHDPDSFNPEERGEMSAASSAAAKAACELAARVLDAAVALSSAATYGGFVDSPEAASAASAAAARVAGLVLCETDLCEAVTETLVADARCEYGARVAAVECVASCARACALASASRTSADAESPPDASGAAADLADIVVEPLLTYCCTARIGADPTGPGAPSSARMDARRRIAEEMAGTVGSRWGALVDAGVEALDATCEAAPGTAWSRAWASTGATFWLARLARDCRASRRASAWRLLSRAASPDARFTCALLATTWPDAPAAGARVALDYTEAPAVRAAACQFVAACLSTTAAADPLTLLQQPVPDVVPLLNGGEIWRGLAEVLVACSGEGAKAGGSPHPYATADADGGSPGLEPAVTDPAAAAALRRGAAAALLACSRLSPVIVGVALSPRAFSGDANFDSNEIPEIDDEAEDNWPPSLAAALRALDPAPWRTCLAAPPPEVLAWANPPAKAAEDAAAAAANVAALVGAIAAANLENLEPAASDLENDRSARAVSTASRLFAAPRIACDTSAVPQMAATLAAAAGALVTRPPPRAGGSPSRLDAPRRASVCRAFARSASGLAAVLAAAPDPGVGDAATNAAWQCVAAAPLSCALILDLAAAGASGSIHRSVVGSAGAGLTVAATSACELLATLFRSPQASAIVMEAAARQGGMGGPVGARLATSLMRLWHAQAVGGGGGGEEQWKTPGAAAAATPHTAVSAALRNVLAYSASAKRAAADAELTATLLRVAARAHRIIAYERRAADAAAELERDLRGYPRTKPVPPPLPPAPRPLAMPADAVLGECVSLLKHVLYCSPSATAAAAEDDETMGAFASAATADRDGRSETASATGHAAAAARADAMAHGAMPAMHALWRHAVSDRHLCHELMGLAANLMAGNDDAKRMCVEDVDAGDGGKPISFAERMLRLAFRNTSPAATTRLALAPLAALAGQPDARRWLLRSQFLPKTMEQFAAAVGKRDAQRQVAAIRALADVAGGGGDDGRREVLRAGGGELMQLILEVLASAGVAGHRINDDEDDDIDVILKLPGLAGPDAPKNSVFQTQLPVAALEALLLLRNLCFHTEAKAHVTANPRALDALVAAAGASDPGARAAAADALLALTHNGQRISTLLRKGRRPARLRRFAARASKAVAAGTSGRARADVHAAKCLDVLVREVLRIGDAGDDAFGHSPDSTLLDISEADVRGIGREPSDGLAIGPAWVH
- a CDS encoding predicted protein is translated as MIDAKDAAGPMRGPGLLVACKFGCEDAAVREVQRALGELHGTGKKITLSTSAATLEDGNASDRSDDTAAKGEGRSMSIEEHARRIAVAHKGLAWLRYDGISQKHSPRDDETVDEGFPGKMANTRADAVEAFAALVGRRDVPAAALKSCQYIFPVSSCVAATEEALEAAVVTECDAAVRDPSSKLSAPSCRVAVAVHTRGDDSRAASANGAPPLARVVARDAALRALMNARSSASLPPATLDLHAPEIVVLITQWRIPTAGDRDGPNEPVCGVSIMAGDLVDVRAKNIAPRKPSAHKRPAAATTTTEKKKKPNQWKPGDRSAGISKADKVYDADFSEHRPLKAEVPPARTVMSDDEATRLFDAAVDKRVKAGLFRVRGEGVSNDTMSNNLERLRAASAAGLALRLVHGTGDGFDGATADLLGPAVLVEQHRRWACVDPLLRAVTKRLGDKTPVYLKRRWSKAPGERGGCLVSGVPVSGGGEGVDDALAAEARRAADEAAAKEGKDTHRDGVVVREPGDDGLKFGLWLTGEEHVGVFLDSRPARELVRQISNGKRVLNLFSYTGGFGAAASAGGATCSHNVDAKTPCLAAAKVNYALNGLPHEGDWRAFQRKDVVRFLAMTARSEVRYDLVVVDPPPRFSRNSDWAFEAERHTGQLLAMCVEVCADTGAGVLIGSNALAVSDARFEEMIVEAEELSGRSLVAKEWVGAGEDFPPCPYRPAARFALLDVGDAPEGGVARDKGQRTTIAEELGARDEGGSGGDDTDGFETANDDEVAGDESPPGESPPPPQPPEADFACLMCAHPFPSRNKLFRHYNDATEACGAWCASHGGVAAAAELVNAGKLERPTFDPPDFAEKSGKVAKQSGAERRGGKQRRRGNAATEDANRREASDAELWVGGLHGEHAYPRALKRLVHAAIPGSSGIDQPIVRLVVRKGWRERGTGRWIGYGFVRFRDGEEANAALPHIDGASPAEGVSLVANFAATPKPLPGVGQNLPGVGQNRESGREPLSRVKSDSAFESSADGSAYGSACGDSDADAGADADADDADADADDDGPVAPGRDPSHLAVARAWPKRTLAARARAAGLPSVDAYLGAVADGSNHPRRAELTARALRFSRGAPVPEPLLANLRVALETARWPPVSHRPKVDSERYLVLRREVLGANDPRSDVVDPYAELKSAANAVLDWAEPGFEYDHLAITRNFVGSPHVDGEDKSHQYAVALGDYGQGGELCVESEDGATRWVVDTRDSIARVDGRCAHWVRGWRDFGANARYSVIYYVTRPRCATALSFAVDEGWSPGDGAIAGAGSAAPASDGSIDVAALSLCTFRSVEAAVGSAVRVVGALFPWPRAMETAWEAFASVLPSEGRWWLIRLS